Proteins from a single region of Arctopsyche grandis isolate Sample6627 chromosome 1, ASM5162203v2, whole genome shotgun sequence:
- the Lpin gene encoding phosphatidate phosphatase LPIN: MYSMNYLGRVFNNVKEFYNEINGATLTGAIDVVIVEQPNGSFTCSPFHVRFGKLGVLRSRLKVVDLELNGEQLNIQMKLGESGEAFFVEEVPEDEVESSAHLATSPIPDNGFTLYQEQNFPARRNSADFSLDKYQNQISDFTQRRYTDGHGTQKSVAVQKRDYKIAKDKLNDKNPIQSSQEQDLFLMDDVHDVSNEKKVEDGKIGAMTAKMFRAEEVNDKESRAKDVVRKISINNDFKSIANDETLQKDVNDGKVTIEETPLQSHVEEAPKPLNNGNNKKKKKTKKSGSKKKNAQRKSSTSSNGYSSQSETMGPEIVETEKLNDKNHSDAICDKELIENSFNTNSFAMKNLMEDVHFFSDTDIINSDLRRGKGSRSGTPVQSDSELELARGSGVEGSCEPGQSWRWGELPSPLPMTKSAVSLSHPPISDSVSSDDEHVKTVKATKTYDTPATNTSQAGSSSMLSGMFNFMKHPRGGTQPTGGTGGVYLAELEAGAIEPEVAALYFPSHAQGVSGNQQQNVPRSLPVDISNTMATEEDYESGNGPSLPLSPSSVEGIMGKGVDSDEDDIKIFCKGYVGLSLCGPSCLDQPAPAVSEAFEQDAVKFEMLCTDPSLLQDPRLVVRIGDKYMPWTAAAPALLSLIVYHRPLPKNTLKNLVESEVSGEGKSDENAQGADNKSQQWSGGFTWWNWRRSADKQTRDDTSNKPGIDAIDGKQVDSNQETPAISVETETEEISTIEQSDSNELKTQDIDITRESIAVSTQTSFPSLSGATGEGYSGSQSSEESDEGVTDKGAGITDSTSQAKSSAKHSDRFRKTLRLSSNLIASLNLREGMNEMVFSVTTAYQGTSKCKCHVFRWRYDDKIVISDIDGTITKSDVLGHIFPLVGKDWAQSGVAQLFTKIKNNGYKILYLSARAIGQAKVTREYLRSIKQGDLSLPDGPLLLNPTSLLRAFHREVIEKKPEEFKIQCLSDIMALFPEGSKPFYAGYGNRVNDVCAYQTVGIPIVRIFTINYKGELKHELTQTFQSSYSNMSYIVDHLFPPVRADVCEDFSQFVYWRQPIADLNEILPPSTSSHSLPPIPEGSSD, translated from the exons ATGTATTCCATGAACTATTTGGGTCGCGTGTTCAACAACGTCAAAGAGTTTTACAACGAGATCAACGGTGCCACTCTGACCGGTGCTATAGATGTCGTCATCGTCGAACAACCAAATGGATCATTCACGTGCTCCCCGTTTCATGTTAGATTCGGGAAGCTGGGAGTTCTCAGGAGCCGGCTCAAAGTG GTGGATTTGGAATTGAATGGAGaacaattgaatattcaaatgaaacTTGGGGAATCCGGTGAGGCATTTTTTGTGGAAGAAGTCCCCGAAGATGAAGTCGAATCATCTGCACATTTAGCAACATCTCCAATACCTGATAATGGCTTCACTCTATATCAAGAGCAAAATTTCCCAGCTAGACgaaattcggcagatttttctcttgataaatatcaaaatcaaatttcagATTTTACGCAAAGGCG ATACACTGATGGTCATGGTACACAAAAAAGTGTCGCTGTGCAAAAGCGCGATTATAAAATAGCAAAAGATAAACTTAATGACAAAAATCCTATCCAGTCTAGTCAAGAGCAGGACTTATTCCTTATGGATGATGTGCATGACGTGTCTAACGAAAAGAAAGTCGAAGATGGAAAAATCGGTGCCATGACTGCTAAAATGTTTCGCGCCGAAGAAGTAAATGATAAAGAAAGTCGCGCCAAAGATGTAGTGAGAAAAATTAGCATAAACAACGATTTTAAGTCCATTGCCAACGATGAAACTTTACAGAAAGATGTAAACGATGGTAAAGTTACCATCGAAGAGACTCCTCTTCAAAGTCATGTTGAGGAAGCCCCAAAACCTTTAAATAACGGAAATaacaaaaagaagaagaagacaaaAAAGTCTGGATCTAAGAAGAAGAATGCTCAACGTAAGTCTTCCACCAGCTCAAACGGCTATTCAAGTCAATCAGAGACAATGGGACCTGAAATTGTAGAAACAGAAAAGCTAAATGACAAAAATCACTCTGATGCAATTTGTGATAAAGAattaatcgaaaattctttcaatacaaattccttcgcaatgaaaaatttaatggaAGATGTTCACTTCTTTAGTGATACAGATATTATAAATTCAGATTTACG gaGAGGTAAAGGTTCCCGTTCTGGAACTCCTGTGCAATCGGATTCAGAATTGGAATTAGCTCGAGGATCTGGTGTTGAAGGCAGCTGTGAACCAGGACAATCGTGGAGATGGGGAGAGCTACCATCACCATTACCAATGACTAAATCAGCTGTGTCATTAAGCCACCCACCCATTTCTGATTCTGTCAGTTCAGATGATGAACATGTTAAAACTGTCAAAGCTACCAAAACTT aTGACACACCTGCTACTAATACCTCGCAAGCAGGCAGCTCATCTATGTTAAGTGgaatgttcaattttatgaaacATCCTCGAGGTGGAACACAACCAACCGGAGGTACTGGAGGAGTATATTTAGCTGAATTAGAAGCTGGTGCTATTGAACCTGAAGTTGCTGCTCTCTATTTCCCCTCACATGCTCAAGGAGTTTCTGGAAATCAACAACAAAATG TTCCAAGATCACTCCCAGTTGATATTTCAAATACAATGGCCACTGAAGAAGATTATGAATCTGGAAATGGTCCATCATTACCACTATCACCATCTTCAGTAGAAGGAATCATGGGGAAAGGGGttgattcggatgaagatgatatcaaaatattttgcaA GGGCTATGTGGGACTTTCACTGTGTGGGCCAAGCTGCCTGGATCAACCAGCACCTGCTGTATCTGAAGCTTTTGAGCAGGATGCTGTAAAATTTGAGATGCTTTGTACTGATCCTTCTTTACTTCAAGATCCTCGTTTGGTAGTTCGTATTGGAGATAAGTATATGCCATGGACAGCAGCAGCACCTGCACTCCTCTCATTGATTGTTTATCATAGACCCTTACCAAAG aatactCTTAAAAACCTGGTGGAATCAGAAGTGTCTGGTGAAGGTAAGAGTGATGAAAATGCTCAAGGAGCTGATAATAAGTCACAACAATGGTCTGGTGGATTTACATGGTGGAATTGGCGTCGCTCCGCAGATAAGCAAACTAGAGATGATACATCTAA taaacCTGGTATAGATGCTATCGATGGAAAACAAGTAGATTCCAATCAAGAAACTCCAGCTATCAGTGTTGAAACTGAGACTGAAGAAATATCCACAATAGAACAATCAG ATTCCAATGAATTGAAAACACAAGATATTGATATAACTCGAGAAAGTATAGCTGTGAGTACTCAAACTTCATTCCCTTCATTAAGCGGTGCTACTGGTGAAGGTTATAGTGGTTCTCAAAGTTCGGAAGAATCAGATGAAGGTGTCACAGATAAAGGTGCAGGAATTACCGACTCAACATCTCAAGCAAAATCTTCAGCTAAACATTCTGACCGTTTCAGAAAAACTCTTCGACTCTCGTCAAATCTAATT GCTAGTTTGAATTTACGCGAAGGTATGAATGAAATGGTGTTTAGCGTTACCACAGCATATCAAGGCACATCAAAATGCAAATGTCATGTTTTCCGATGGCGCTATGATGATAAAATTGTCATATCTGATATTGATGGCACAATTACCAA ATCTGATGTGTTGGGACATATATTCCCATTGGTTGGTAAAGACTGGGCGCAGAGTGGAGTCGCTCAATTAttcactaaaataaaaaataatggatataaaatactttatttatCAGCTCGCGCCATTGGTCAGGCGAAA GTAACAAGAGAGTATTTGCGATCCATCAAACAAGGAGATTTATCATTGCCAGATGGTCCTCTGTTACTCAATCCTACTTCTTTATTGAGAGCTTTCCACAGGGAAGTAATTGAGAAAAAACCAGAGGAATTCAAAATACAATGTCTATCTGATATTATGGCACTTTTCCCCGAAGGATCTAAGCCATTCTATGCAGGCTATGGAAATAGAGTCAAT GATGTTTGCGCTTATCAAACTGTTGGCATTCCAATCGTCAGAATTTTTACCATCAATTATAAAGGAGAACTAAAACATGAATTGACACAAACATTCCAATCTTC